In Pseudomonas fluorescens, a genomic segment contains:
- a CDS encoding DUF3426 domain-containing protein, whose protein sequence is MTDSFVTQCPHCQTRFRVNHAQLSVARGVVRCGSCLQVFNAARQLLEQRAHAPAAAVEPPAALEPAPQAAPETTRAISQKQWTAEELDLDNLDLDEELAKLERREIQHTQPVGAERRQPGSDRRQKEESLSASRDTVKAEEEKWAASLFSEPPEERTQAAEDEPEPAKATAPRQRTEPSMSFSMDDIDDEPPLHATHDAAELDPPVTPITDEADTAAPEERPLPRRKRPRAETGAHDDVLQDLEDDPLHLYAQKRPSGWGRRLIWLLLVLIAAAGLAGQYIAYQFDDLARQDAYRPWFQQLCPTLGCTVPSRVDIAHIKSSNLVVRSHPDFAGALVVDAIIYNRATFSQPFPLLELRFADLNGGLIASRRFKPAEYLSGELAGVSEMPSQTPIHISLDILDPGNKAVNYSLSFHSPE, encoded by the coding sequence ATGACCGACAGTTTCGTCACCCAATGTCCGCATTGCCAAACGCGCTTTCGCGTCAACCACGCTCAGTTGAGCGTGGCCCGCGGCGTAGTGCGCTGCGGCTCGTGCCTGCAAGTGTTCAACGCCGCTCGCCAGTTACTCGAGCAGCGCGCCCACGCGCCCGCCGCCGCTGTGGAACCACCGGCGGCCCTTGAGCCAGCCCCGCAGGCAGCGCCCGAGACAACACGGGCAATCAGCCAGAAGCAGTGGACAGCCGAAGAGCTGGACCTGGATAACCTGGACCTGGACGAAGAACTGGCCAAGCTGGAACGCCGCGAGATTCAGCACACCCAGCCGGTGGGTGCGGAGCGTCGCCAACCCGGCTCCGACCGCCGGCAAAAAGAAGAGTCCCTCAGCGCCAGCCGCGATACCGTCAAGGCCGAGGAAGAAAAGTGGGCCGCCAGCCTGTTCAGCGAGCCGCCTGAAGAACGCACCCAAGCCGCTGAAGACGAGCCTGAGCCAGCCAAGGCAACGGCGCCCCGACAGCGCACCGAACCGTCCATGTCATTCAGCATGGACGATATCGATGACGAACCACCGCTGCATGCCACCCATGACGCGGCTGAACTCGACCCGCCCGTCACCCCCATTACCGACGAAGCAGACACGGCAGCCCCCGAAGAACGCCCCCTGCCCCGCCGCAAACGCCCGCGCGCCGAGACCGGTGCCCACGACGATGTCCTCCAGGACCTGGAAGACGACCCGCTGCACCTCTACGCGCAGAAACGCCCGTCGGGTTGGGGCCGTCGCCTGATCTGGCTGTTGCTGGTGCTGATCGCCGCCGCCGGCCTAGCCGGCCAGTACATCGCCTACCAATTCGACGACCTGGCCCGCCAGGACGCCTACCGCCCATGGTTCCAGCAGTTATGCCCGACATTGGGCTGCACCGTGCCGTCGCGCGTCGATATCGCCCATATCAAGAGCAGCAACCTGGTGGTACGCAGCCATCCGGACTTCGCCGGGGCGCTGGTGGTGGACGCGATCATCTATAACCGCGCGACGTTTTCCCAGCCATTCCCGCTGCTGGAACTGCGCTTTGCCGATTTGAACGGCGGCCTGATCGCCAGTCGTCGCTTCAAGCCCGCCGAATACCTGAGTGGCGAGCTGGCCGGGGTGAGCGAAATGCCCTCCCAGACGCCGATCCATATCTCCCTGGACATCCTCGATCCGGGCAACAAAGCCGTGAATTACAGCCTGAGCTTCCACTCGCCCGAGTGA
- the dusB gene encoding tRNA dihydrouridine synthase DusB — MSAVRIGPYTLQNGLILAPMAGVTDQPFRQLCKRLGAGLVVSEMVTSDMSLWNTRKSRMRMIHEGDPEPRSVQIAGGDAQMLADAARANVELGAQIIDINMGCPAKKVCNKAAGSALLKDEQLVTEILQAVVAAVDVPVTLKIRTGWDRDNKNGLTVAKIAEQAGITALAVHGRTRADLYTGEAEYDTIAAIKQAVSMPVFANGDIDSAEKARRVLHATGADGLLIGRAAQGRPWIFREIEHFLRTGETLPAPELIEVERILLEHLAALHAFYGDVMGVRIARKHVGWYLATLPGAREFRAHFNRLDDTEAQCANVREFFSERYKSLGTGDGKGVAA; from the coding sequence ATGTCGGCGGTACGCATCGGCCCATACACATTGCAGAATGGCTTGATTCTCGCCCCCATGGCGGGCGTCACCGACCAGCCCTTTCGTCAGCTGTGCAAGCGTTTGGGCGCGGGTCTAGTAGTCTCGGAAATGGTCACCAGCGACATGAGCTTGTGGAACACCCGCAAATCGCGGATGCGCATGATCCACGAAGGTGATCCCGAGCCCCGCTCGGTACAGATCGCCGGTGGAGATGCACAGATGCTGGCGGATGCGGCCCGAGCCAACGTGGAGCTGGGTGCGCAGATCATTGATATCAACATGGGCTGCCCGGCCAAGAAGGTTTGCAACAAGGCCGCCGGTTCCGCGTTGTTGAAGGACGAGCAGTTGGTCACCGAGATCCTGCAGGCCGTTGTCGCCGCAGTGGATGTGCCGGTGACCCTGAAGATTCGTACCGGCTGGGACCGGGACAACAAGAATGGCCTGACGGTGGCGAAGATCGCCGAACAGGCGGGTATTACAGCGCTGGCGGTACATGGCCGCACCCGCGCCGATCTGTACACCGGTGAAGCCGAGTACGACACCATTGCCGCGATCAAGCAGGCGGTGTCGATGCCGGTGTTTGCCAATGGCGATATCGATTCAGCCGAGAAAGCCCGGCGCGTGCTGCACGCAACCGGTGCCGATGGCCTGTTGATTGGCCGGGCCGCCCAGGGGCGACCGTGGATTTTTCGTGAGATCGAGCATTTTCTGCGTACGGGCGAAACCCTGCCGGCACCGGAGTTGATCGAGGTGGAACGTATTCTGCTAGAGCATCTGGCCGCCCTGCACGCCTTCTATGGAGACGTGATGGGAGTACGCATTGCTCGCAAGCATGTCGGCTGGTATCTCGCAACCCTGCCGGGCGCCAGGGAGTTCCGCGCCCACTTCAATCGTTTGGATGATACGGAAGCACAGTGCGCCAACGTTCGTGAGTTCTTCAGCGAACGTTACAAGAGCCTGGGGACAGGGGACGGAAAGGGGGTGGCCGCATGA
- the fis gene encoding DNA-binding transcriptional regulator Fis, translated as MTMMTETLVSGTTPVSDNVNLKQHLNTPSEEGQTLRGSVEKALHNYFAHLEGASVTDVYNLVLSEVEAPLLESVMNYVKGNQTKASELLGLNRGTLRKKLKQYDLL; from the coding sequence ATGACGATGATGACCGAGACTTTAGTGAGTGGAACAACACCCGTGAGCGACAACGTCAATTTGAAACAGCACCTCAACACGCCGAGCGAAGAAGGCCAGACCCTTCGCGGGAGTGTCGAGAAGGCGCTGCACAATTATTTCGCCCACCTTGAGGGCGCTTCCGTCACGGACGTGTACAACCTGGTGCTCTCCGAAGTCGAGGCACCCTTGCTCGAAAGCGTGATGAACTACGTCAAGGGCAACCAGACCAAAGCCAGTGAGCTGCTGGGCCTCAACCGTGGCACCTTGCGCAAAAAGCTCAAACAATACGATTTGCTGTAA